A portion of the Eubacterium maltosivorans genome contains these proteins:
- the bioD gene encoding dethiobiotin synthase has translation MHKGIFITATGTDVGKTYITARIIKGLIGQGINAGYYKAALSGTEVEDGKRIAGDAAYVFRFAGLKGEPNQAVTTILDYPASPHLAAKMENKNITLAPILRDFDKAVSIYDYVVMEGSGGIICPLSLEETVLMLTDVIKALALDIVIVANAGLGAINSTLLTLEYAKNLEINARCIVLNRFDNDSAIHCDNKRVLEAMTGLEVLVCETQGDLDVLAIKKILLANLLDTV, from the coding sequence ATGCATAAGGGAATATTTATTACTGCCACTGGTACAGATGTGGGGAAAACCTATATCACCGCCAGAATTATTAAAGGACTTATCGGGCAAGGCATAAATGCTGGATATTATAAAGCTGCGCTCAGTGGCACAGAGGTTGAAGATGGAAAGAGAATCGCGGGTGACGCTGCCTATGTATTCCGCTTTGCAGGACTTAAAGGTGAGCCTAACCAGGCTGTGACTACAATACTTGATTATCCGGCGTCACCACACCTTGCGGCGAAGATGGAGAATAAGAATATTACACTGGCACCCATACTGCGGGATTTTGACAAAGCGGTCTCGATTTATGACTATGTGGTGATGGAGGGGAGCGGCGGCATTATCTGTCCCTTAAGCTTAGAAGAAACGGTGCTTATGCTCACGGATGTAATAAAAGCTCTGGCGCTAGATATCGTGATTGTTGCAAATGCAGGTCTTGGGGCCATTAACAGCACGCTTCTAACTCTGGAATATGCCAAAAATCTGGAAATAAACGCACGCTGTATTGTGCTGAACAGGTTTGACAACGATTCTGCCATACATTGTGATAATAAAAGGGTCCTTGAAGCGATGACAGGCCTGGAGGTATTGGTCTGCGAAACTCAGGGAGATTTGGATGTTTTGGCGATTAAAAAAATTTTACTTGCAAATCTACTTGACACGGTCTGA
- the bioB gene encoding biotin synthase BioB: MMNIKALTEKIKSGYEISREEALELAYTSNAEALAVYADKIREHFCGMDFNLCTIINGKSGRCSENCAYCAQSVWFNTCVEEYPLLPEEIVVESASSNYRQGVHRFSIVTSGKQLEDEELDAVCHIYRKLAKTTPIGLCASHGLLSYEALLKLRKSGVTRYHNNLETSEDFFAKICTTHTYSDKKAVIRDAQRAGLEVCSGGIIGLGESMEDRIDMAFTLKQLGVRSVPLNVLNPIPGTPLEGNGRLAYDEIIHTAAIFRFVLPNVQLRLAGGRALFPDKGKRLMKGGVNAAISGDMLTTAGIATNEDIAMIKAIGFEVKANA; the protein is encoded by the coding sequence ATGATGAACATTAAAGCCTTAACAGAAAAAATAAAATCGGGTTATGAGATCAGCAGGGAGGAAGCGCTGGAACTGGCGTATACTTCCAATGCTGAGGCACTGGCTGTATACGCGGATAAGATTAGAGAACATTTCTGCGGCATGGATTTTAATCTATGCACTATCATCAACGGAAAAAGTGGACGATGCAGTGAAAACTGCGCTTATTGCGCTCAGTCTGTCTGGTTTAACACTTGTGTGGAGGAGTATCCGCTTCTTCCGGAGGAAATCGTGGTAGAAAGCGCCAGCTCTAATTATCGTCAGGGGGTACATCGTTTTTCGATCGTAACTTCTGGAAAACAGCTTGAAGATGAGGAGCTTGATGCAGTCTGCCATATATACAGAAAACTTGCAAAGACAACTCCGATAGGTCTCTGTGCCTCGCATGGACTTCTGAGTTATGAAGCGCTGTTAAAGCTTAGAAAATCCGGTGTAACGCGTTATCATAATAATCTTGAAACCTCGGAAGATTTTTTTGCAAAGATTTGTACAACTCATACCTATTCGGATAAAAAGGCTGTTATCAGAGACGCCCAGAGAGCAGGGCTTGAGGTATGCAGTGGGGGAATTATTGGGCTCGGTGAATCCATGGAGGATCGTATTGATATGGCTTTTACCCTGAAACAGCTGGGTGTGAGATCGGTGCCGCTCAACGTGCTAAATCCGATTCCTGGGACGCCTCTTGAAGGAAACGGCCGCCTTGCATATGATGAAATAATCCATACAGCTGCTATCTTCCGTTTTGTTTTACCCAATGTACAACTTCGCTTGGCCGGGGGGCGTGCACTGTTTCCAGATAAAGGAAAGCGTCTGATGAAAGGGGGCGTAAACGCAGCGATTTCAGGAGATATGCTTACCACAGCAGGAATTGCGACTAATGAGGATATCGCTATGATTAAAGCCATTGGATTTGAGGTAAAAGCTAATGCATAA
- a CDS encoding biotin transporter BioY — protein sequence METTMTKTRSMVQCALFAALVAIGAFIQIPVPYMDYFTLQFLFVLLAGMLLGSVRGALSVGVYVLVGLTGFPVFAAGGGIQYIFRPSFGYLLGFILAAWVTGFTLQRGKTYGRYLLAAFGGLLITYTIGVVYKYMILNFYMTEPTPWSIVLLSCFPLDLPGDILLCFVSAGLAHKVKPLLRRI from the coding sequence ATGGAAACAACGATGACAAAAACGCGTTCCATGGTTCAATGTGCGTTATTCGCCGCGCTAGTGGCGATTGGCGCTTTTATACAGATTCCCGTACCTTATATGGATTATTTTACGCTGCAATTCCTGTTTGTGCTACTGGCAGGTATGCTTTTGGGCTCAGTCCGCGGCGCATTGTCGGTGGGGGTTTACGTATTAGTGGGCCTTACTGGATTCCCGGTGTTTGCAGCAGGCGGCGGTATCCAATATATCTTCAGGCCAAGCTTTGGCTATCTGCTTGGGTTTATCCTGGCAGCGTGGGTGACAGGTTTTACTCTTCAGAGAGGGAAGACCTATGGCCGCTACCTTTTAGCTGCCTTCGGGGGCCTTTTGATTACTTACACCATTGGTGTGGTCTATAAGTATATGATACTTAATTTCTATATGACGGAGCCGACTCCGTGGAGCATTGTTCTTTTATCCTGCTTTCCCCTCGATCTTCCCGGGGATATCCTGCTCTGCTTTGTTAGCGCTGGACTGGCACACAAGGTAAAGCCATTATTGAGGAGGATATGA
- a CDS encoding flavin reductase family protein, with translation MSKAQWRGATLLAPVPAVMVSCGSMEESNILTIAWTGIINSNPPKTYISIRPERYSYNIIKKTGEFVINLTTSPLVKATDFCGVRSGRDFDKFEKMALTKEPAVQLGCPMIEESPVSLECRVTEIIPLGSHDMFLADILAVNVDEQYLDERGKLHLDKAQLISYAHGEYFELGKKLGSFGYTVRKKKKRARKKNVKK, from the coding sequence ATGAGTAAAGCACAATGGCGTGGCGCTACCCTGCTGGCACCAGTGCCAGCTGTAATGGTATCCTGCGGCAGCATGGAGGAATCCAACATTTTAACCATAGCCTGGACGGGTATTATCAATTCGAATCCACCTAAGACCTATATTTCTATAAGGCCAGAGCGCTATTCTTATAATATTATAAAAAAAACCGGAGAATTTGTTATCAATCTGACGACTTCACCCCTGGTGAAAGCCACGGATTTCTGCGGCGTGCGCTCAGGCCGGGATTTCGATAAGTTTGAAAAAATGGCACTGACAAAGGAGCCTGCTGTACAACTGGGCTGCCCTATGATTGAGGAAAGCCCTGTGAGCCTTGAGTGTCGTGTGACAGAAATAATCCCTCTCGGTTCTCATGACATGTTTTTAGCGGATATCCTGGCAGTTAATGTTGATGAACAGTATCTGGATGAAAGAGGAAAGCTGCATCTGGATAAAGCACAGCTCATAAGTTATGCTCACGGCGAATACTTTGAGCTTGGGAAAAAGCTAGGCAGCTTTGGTTACACGGTTCGAAAGAAAAAGAAAAGAGCCAGAAAAAAGAATGTCAAAAAGTAA
- a CDS encoding penicillin-binding transpeptidase domain-containing protein: MNTEYGKTMDKKRLRMLLGLIGAVLVLCIVAIIIFNMNNTPEKALNTYIDAVNQRDYEKMYSLISDESQDSYSKEKFIERNKNIYEGIEAQNLTITKIQNAEKIDSKYTRVTYDSSMDTVAGTLKELNFVNLKKDGMFKPYQIVWDSSVILPALQDGDKVNVSTDAADRGNIEDRNGNLLATTGVASSVGLVPGKINPETREADIAKVAEFLEITTENIQTALSEGWVTDETFVPIKTVAAGNAELEAALLQIPGVMINDKMVRVYPYGEKTSQLTGYIQGISAEELEEKKDQGYTESSVIGKSGLERLYDKRLRGQEGATISISYTENNGEVKTIAILEKAAVSGENIKTTIDANLQSALYNQFAGDKSASAAINPKTGEVLALVSTPSYDANTFILGLSDEQWQSMNADPANPLLNRFEATYAPGSSFKPVTGSTGLQTGAFTADEDFGESGLVWQKDSSWGDFNITTLEEYRGPTNLENALIYSDNIYFAKAALKIGGDRFAEALKKMGFGETLPFELDMTASQISDSGAFDSEAQLAASGFGQGQVLVNPLHMASIYSAFVNDGSMVKPYIEYKDNAQAEYWKTQILTKEVSNTIRNDLIQVVESPAGTGHEAQIDGLSIAGKTGTAEIKTSQEDTSGTELGWFNAFTADSSSAQQLMVISMVEDVKDRGGSHYVVPKVKTVFETLTH; the protein is encoded by the coding sequence ATGAATACGGAGTATGGGAAGACAATGGACAAAAAGAGGCTGCGGATGCTACTGGGGCTTATCGGGGCAGTGCTTGTACTGTGTATTGTGGCAATTATTATTTTTAATATGAACAATACCCCTGAGAAAGCTTTAAACACTTATATCGATGCAGTCAATCAGCGTGATTATGAAAAAATGTACAGTCTGATCAGTGATGAAAGCCAAGACAGCTATTCTAAAGAAAAATTTATTGAGCGGAACAAAAACATATATGAAGGTATCGAAGCACAGAACCTGACCATTACAAAGATACAGAACGCAGAGAAAATTGATTCCAAATATACAAGGGTAACTTACGATTCTTCGATGGATACAGTAGCGGGAACACTTAAAGAATTGAACTTTGTGAATTTAAAAAAAGACGGTATGTTTAAACCCTATCAGATCGTTTGGGATTCTTCAGTCATTCTGCCGGCGCTGCAGGATGGGGATAAGGTCAATGTAAGCACCGATGCCGCAGACCGGGGAAATATTGAGGATCGTAATGGAAATCTTCTGGCCACAACCGGCGTGGCTTCCTCTGTAGGTCTGGTTCCTGGAAAAATAAATCCGGAAACCAGAGAGGCAGATATAGCAAAGGTTGCAGAGTTTCTCGAAATAACAACTGAAAATATTCAGACTGCCCTATCTGAGGGATGGGTAACCGATGAAACCTTTGTCCCTATAAAAACAGTGGCTGCTGGCAATGCAGAGCTTGAGGCTGCACTGCTGCAGATACCGGGCGTTATGATCAATGATAAAATGGTCCGGGTCTATCCCTATGGTGAAAAGACATCGCAGCTCACAGGTTATATACAGGGGATCAGCGCCGAAGAGCTTGAGGAAAAAAAGGATCAGGGATATACTGAGTCCAGCGTTATCGGAAAGAGTGGTCTTGAAAGACTTTATGACAAGCGGTTAAGGGGTCAGGAAGGGGCAACCATCTCCATTAGTTATACAGAAAATAATGGTGAGGTGAAGACCATCGCCATCCTGGAGAAAGCAGCGGTCAGCGGAGAAAATATCAAAACGACTATCGATGCGAATTTACAGAGTGCGCTTTATAACCAGTTTGCAGGGGATAAAAGTGCATCGGCGGCCATTAATCCCAAAACCGGTGAGGTACTGGCTCTTGTCAGTACGCCGAGCTACGATGCTAATACTTTTATACTGGGGCTAAGCGATGAACAGTGGCAGAGTATGAATGCCGACCCGGCAAATCCACTGCTTAACCGTTTTGAGGCTACCTATGCGCCTGGTTCCTCATTTAAGCCGGTGACTGGTTCCACTGGTCTGCAAACCGGTGCCTTTACGGCGGATGAGGACTTTGGCGAAAGTGGTCTTGTCTGGCAGAAGGACAGCAGCTGGGGAGATTTTAATATCACTACACTGGAGGAATACAGAGGGCCGACAAATCTGGAGAACGCCCTTATCTATTCGGATAATATTTATTTTGCCAAGGCAGCCTTGAAAATCGGAGGGGATCGATTTGCTGAAGCGCTAAAGAAAATGGGGTTTGGCGAGACGCTTCCCTTTGAGCTTGATATGACAGCATCTCAGATTTCTGACAGCGGCGCCTTCGACAGTGAAGCGCAGCTGGCGGCCAGCGGTTTTGGGCAGGGACAGGTTCTGGTGAACCCGCTGCATATGGCTTCGATTTATTCGGCCTTTGTTAATGATGGCAGTATGGTCAAGCCCTATATCGAATACAAGGACAACGCACAGGCTGAATATTGGAAGACGCAGATTTTGACAAAAGAGGTGAGCAATACCATTCGTAACGACCTGATACAGGTAGTGGAAAGTCCAGCGGGTACAGGCCATGAGGCTCAGATTGACGGCTTGAGCATTGCCGGCAAAACAGGGACCGCAGAGATCAAGACATCCCAGGAAGATACTTCTGGGACAGAGCTTGGCTGGTTTAATGCCTTTACCGCTGACTCTTCAAGTGCACAGCAGCTTATGGTCATCAGTATGGTCGAGGATGTCAAGGATCGTGGTGGAAGCCATTATGTTGTCCCCAAGGTCAAGACAGTCTTTGAGACGCTGACACATTAA
- a CDS encoding GNAT family N-acetyltransferase: MTYQLEENRILATDEHGTELGELNFTQNGDEWIITHVGVSVAARRKGLGGALVQKAVQYARDKHKKITPLCSFAVSEFANNPSYKSVLAE; encoded by the coding sequence ATGACATATCAACTGGAAGAAAACCGCATTCTGGCAACTGATGAACACGGCACCGAATTGGGTGAATTGAATTTTACTCAAAATGGTGATGAGTGGATCATTACACATGTAGGCGTATCTGTCGCCGCACGCAGAAAAGGGCTCGGCGGTGCTTTAGTCCAAAAGGCTGTTCAATATGCCAGAGACAAGCATAAAAAAATCACCCCGCTCTGTTCCTTTGCTGTATCCGAATTTGCAAACAACCCGTCCTACAAGAGTGTTTTGGCCGAATAA
- a CDS encoding GNAT family N-acetyltransferase, translating into MMTEESFFETADETSFDEAFEILDASFPDTEKRSYEGQKALLEQPDYKLLIKRTDMGRTIALLGVWVFDDFDFIEHAAVSEKARGGGIGSRIFKEYFKENDRMIFLEVEHPNEEDAKRRIKFYKNLGFHLNQYEYYQPPLKPGMPELPLYVMTYPDPIDEERFEYCKGVLMDTVYHKSLKP; encoded by the coding sequence ATGATGACTGAAGAAAGCTTTTTTGAAACAGCCGATGAGACGTCCTTTGATGAGGCCTTTGAGATATTAGACGCTTCGTTTCCAGATACTGAAAAACGCTCCTATGAAGGACAGAAAGCACTTTTAGAACAGCCCGATTATAAACTGTTGATCAAACGGACCGATATGGGCAGAACCATTGCACTTTTAGGCGTCTGGGTTTTTGATGATTTTGATTTTATCGAACACGCCGCGGTGTCTGAAAAGGCAAGAGGTGGTGGTATTGGAAGCCGGATATTCAAAGAATATTTTAAAGAAAATGACCGGATGATCTTTTTAGAGGTAGAGCACCCCAATGAGGAGGATGCCAAGCGCCGGATCAAGTTTTATAAAAATTTGGGTTTTCATCTTAACCAGTACGAGTATTATCAACCGCCTTTGAAACCAGGCATGCCTGAGTTGCCGCTCTATGTTATGACCTACCCTGACCCCATTGATGAGGAACGTTTTGAGTACTGTAAGGGTGTTTTAATGGATACCGTTTATCATAAATCATTAAAACCATGA
- a CDS encoding ribonuclease domain-containing protein, which yields MLKRLFKALLPLLMVALLITGCGSTLPTGTDITGGSVSQITENGAYTSKEDVALYIHTYQKLPSNFITKKEAQKLGWDSQKGNLDKVAKGKSIGGDRFGNYDKKLPEAKGRTWKECDINYEGGYRGAERIIYSSDGLIYYTNDHYNSFEEIIF from the coding sequence ATGCTAAAGCGTTTATTTAAAGCACTCCTGCCGCTGTTGATGGTTGCACTTCTGATAACAGGCTGCGGCAGCACATTACCAACGGGTACGGATATCACTGGTGGCAGTGTCTCACAAATTACAGAAAACGGTGCCTACACCTCCAAGGAGGATGTTGCGCTTTATATACACACTTACCAGAAGCTGCCCTCCAATTTTATTACTAAAAAAGAAGCTCAAAAGCTGGGCTGGGACAGTCAGAAAGGAAACCTGGATAAGGTGGCCAAAGGCAAAAGCATCGGCGGAGACCGTTTTGGAAACTATGACAAAAAGCTGCCTGAGGCTAAGGGACGTACATGGAAGGAATGTGATATCAACTATGAAGGCGGCTACCGTGGCGCGGAACGAATTATCTACTCAAGCGACGGTCTGATTTATTATACAAACGATCATTATAACAGCTTTGAAGAAATTATATTTTAA
- a CDS encoding barstar family protein, whose translation MRSITLDGQFMDTIQTAHTYIEKKLEIHDYYGKNLDALWDALTGIATSTRLEIIHFNAAEAHLGPYAEKLRQVLMDAAVENTFLQVVFL comes from the coding sequence GTGAGAAGTATTACCCTTGACGGTCAGTTTATGGATACCATCCAGACTGCCCATACATATATTGAAAAAAAGCTTGAAATCCATGATTATTACGGCAAAAACCTCGATGCTCTCTGGGATGCTCTCACAGGCATCGCTACCAGTACCAGACTCGAAATAATTCATTTTAATGCCGCCGAAGCTCATCTGGGCCCTTACGCTGAAAAGCTGCGGCAGGTGTTAATGGACGCTGCTGTGGAAAACACATTTTTGCAGGTTGTATTTTTATAA
- a CDS encoding LexA family protein: MNWNDNVELFIPSSITSSIVNIDGSIEAPEPQEYTTESLPRKIRNGHEYIMVTLRDHSMFDRYYKDDILNICLQENCSDGQDALVLLENGNVRLRRVYIVENTIILKPLNIEFYKEETYPKETVKILGVVEGAVRIN; this comes from the coding sequence ATGAACTGGAATGACAATGTAGAGCTCTTTATCCCCTCTAGTATCACTTCATCCATCGTCAATATTGATGGCAGTATTGAGGCTCCAGAACCCCAGGAATACACCACGGAAAGCCTTCCCAGAAAAATCAGGAACGGCCACGAATATATCATGGTCACTCTGCGCGACCACAGCATGTTCGACCGTTACTATAAAGATGATATTCTAAATATCTGCCTTCAGGAAAACTGCAGTGATGGCCAGGACGCCCTGGTTCTTCTTGAAAACGGAAACGTGCGGCTGCGCCGGGTCTATATCGTGGAGAATACAATCATCCTGAAGCCCCTTAATATTGAGTTTTATAAAGAAGAGACCTATCCCAAAGAAACAGTGAA